A portion of the Bactrocera neohumeralis isolate Rockhampton chromosome 2, APGP_CSIRO_Bneo_wtdbg2-racon-allhic-juicebox.fasta_v2, whole genome shotgun sequence genome contains these proteins:
- the LOC126761982 gene encoding alpha-tocopherol transfer protein-like: MGEITIRELDPVLRELARTNCNENPDTVVEQIEVIQEWIRKSPHLKASNNPQLILAFLRRCKFSLEETKKRIDNYYAMKNEYHDVLCERELSDELIEFYRTGIHVIPNKPIANDGPAVMISQYCKIDSKKSNPRLAFKLLFILFETLAMESDNASIVGLTYIIDCRDVGLHLMTQFEPFLLKRGYIVAENCMPLKLKEVHVINMRREGVSVFNFISSFMPNTMRFKFVAHKKAEDLLECIPRDAVTVEYGGNNGYLTEAIKSFETKLLLYREHFKNDGNFGTNEKLRIGRKREWELVELSGAIGSFRKLEVD; encoded by the exons ATGGGCGAAATAACTATACGTGAACTCGATCCGGTGCTTCGAGAATTGGCGCGCACAAATTGTAATGAAAATCCAGACACAGTCGTTGAACAAATCGAAGTGATACAAGAATGGATTAGAAAGTCTCCACATCTGAAAGCATCTAATAACCCACAACTGATTTTGGCTTTCCTGCGTCGGTGTAAATTCAGTCTCGAGGAGACAAAAAAACGTATTGACAATTATTATGCCATGAAGAATGAATATCATGATGTTTTGTGTGAACGTGAATTGAGTGATGAGTTAATTGAGTTCTATCGAACAGG CATACACGTTATTCCCAACAAACCGATCGCAAACGATGGGCCTGCTGTAATGATCTCACAGTACTGTAAAATCGATTCGAAGAAATCGAACCCACGCTTAGCATTCAAATTGCTTTTTATTCTGTTCGAGACTCTGGCTATGGAAAGCGACAATGCCAGTATAGTGGGTCTAACATATATAATAGACTGCCGGGACGTTGGTCTCCATCTTATGACGCAATTTGAACCGTTTCTGCTGAAGAGAGGCTACATAGTGGCGGAGAACTGTATGCCCTTGAAGCTGAAAGAAGTCCATGTCATAAATATGAGACGCGAAGGAGTATcagttttcaatttcatatcaTCATTCATGCCCAATACAATGCGTTTCAAG TTTGTGGCGCACAAAAAGGCAGAGGATTTGCTCGAATGCATCCCACGTGATGCTGTTACCGTCGAATATGGCGGAAACAATGGCTACCTAACGGAGGCTATCAAATCGTTTGAGACAAAGTTATTGTTATATAGGGAGCATTTCAAAAACGACGGAAACTTTGGCACAAATGAAAAACTGCGAATCGGACGTAAGAGGGAATGGGAGCTGGTCGAATTGAGCGGTGCTATTGGGTCCTTCCGGAAATTAGAAGTGGATTAA
- the LOC126762013 gene encoding alpha-tocopherol transfer protein-like, with the protein MRPLPPELAKIAREELNEIPERLQQDLVILRTWIYQQRYLHARTSTDFLIAFLRRCRYSLEQTKKRIDDFFTFHTKCPEIVSNRRVTEKMLTINRLGLQYFPEFPRCSDHAAIMITRLNCCPKRYHMRDVMAYTAMGMELIALENDNAAIVGVIQIFDLSNLDVEHAAQLGGGLFRKWWYWMSDCCPLRINATYCLNAPKELQNWLGVLRTLRVKMRPQFFILKSLEELYEHIPQKCLPEEYGGANGHMHECVSYMEDLLKSYRDYFEDEVNYGTVEHLRHGEIMPYEAEFGAEGSFRQLIYE; encoded by the exons ATGCGTCCCTTGCCACCGGAATTAGCGAAAATCGCGCGAGAGGAATTGAATGAGATACCGGAGCGTCTGCAACAAGACTTGGTTATATTGCGAACCTGGATTTATCAGCAGCGTTATTTGCATGCGCGTACATCGACGGACTTCCTGATTGCCTTCCTCAGGCGTTGTCGCTACAGTTTGGAGCAGACAAAAAAGCGCATTGATgactttttcacatttcataCAAAGTGTCCGGAGATAGTGTCGAATCGGCGTGTGACAGAGAAAATGTTAACCATTAATCGCTTAGG ACTTCAATATTTCCCGGAATTTCCTAGATGCAGTGACCACGCTGCAATTATGATTACCCGACTCAACTGTTGCCCCAAACGTTATCACATGCGCGATGTTATGGCTTACACTGCGATGGGCATGGAACTGATAGCACTAGAGAACGATAATGCTGCTATTGTCGGGGTTATTCAAATATTCGATTTATCTAATCTGGATGTTGAGCATGCGGCTCAATTGGGTGGCGGTCTCTTCAGGAAATGGTGGTATTGGATGAGCGATTGTTGCCCCTTGCGCATAAATGCAACCTATTGCTTGAACGCGCCCAAAGAACTGCAAAATTGGTTAGGTGTCCTGAGAACACTACGCGTCAAAATGCGTCCG CAATTCTTTATCCTGAAATCGTTGGAAGAATTGTATGAACACATACCACAAAAATGTTTACCTGAGGAATATGGTGGCGCCAATGGGCATATGCATGAGTGTGTTTCGTACATGGAAGATTTGCTAAAGAGCTATCGTGACTATTTTGAAGACGAAGTAAATTACGGCACTGTTGAACATTTACGACATGGTGAGATTATGCCATATGAGGCAGAGTTTGGCGCAGAAGGCAGCTTTCGTCAATTGATTTACgaataa